The following DNA comes from Triticum aestivum cultivar Chinese Spring chromosome 3D, IWGSC CS RefSeq v2.1, whole genome shotgun sequence.
AGTATAAGAAACGTTATTAGTGCCACTGCCATCTGGTCAGAGAGCTGCCTAGAGTGAGTGAGAGAAGAGGCTTTGACATCGATCGCTAATGAGGAAGGGACCTTCTCCTTCTTCGTCCTCGCTCCCATGTGCCGTGCCAATCCTCCTGGTGATTGTATGCTGCTGCTCCCTGCTGCTACCATGCTCTTGCTCTGCCGCCTCCGACCAAGGTAACGGCTTGTTCGCGAAGAAAGGTAACCACCAGTCCCTGCTGTTTCTTTCGTGTGTTTGGAGTTGATGTTCATGCATGCTGCAACTGGCGCTGGTTGTGATTTGCATGCGATGGTGGTGTTCATGCAGGTGCAGGCTATAGTTTCCCGGCCGGGGGTCGTGTACCAGTACAGTGGCCGACGCCACCCCAGCCCGGGCCGCCGATACGCCAGGGCGGTGGCAGCAGCGGCAGCGGTCGCAGCGGTGGTGGTGGCCTTGTCTACGCTCAGCCACCGCCGCTGGCACTTGCACGGCCACATCGTGAGGACCCGCATCCCCGGCCACGCTGCAAGAACCTGCACGGCAGGAGGAACTGAACAACGTCCCACGAGTCTAGCTACCTGATGAGATGAAGAGATGCCGGCGTCAGTGCCCCACCGGCTTGGAGCCTTGGAGTGGAGAGATTCTTGCCCGATTCAACAATGTTTGGGGCTATCACTCACTGGCTTTGTATTTTCAGAGCTCAGACTCATCATGAAATATAATTTCTAAATTTAAAGATTTTCCTCTCCAACAAGATTGCCGTATTTTTCCAAAAGCAAcaagtttgtaatttttttattccttttttgtcAATTTTTTTCGATATATATCAGTATCACCCTTAACAAGTCCATTATTTTTTGAAGATTATTGTTCTTTTGTGGCTTCCTTGCAAATGAAAATCTTAACAGGTCACCTATTATCGATCTGAAGAAGGAATCTGGGCATCACTAGGCTTTTATATTTTTAAGATCACAAAGATCAACCGTCAGGCCAATGTGCTGGCACATGAGAttgcaaaattcagttttgataaTAGATCAAATGGTGGCATATGACGAATG
Coding sequences within:
- the LOC123076758 gene encoding uncharacterized protein, which translates into the protein MRKGPSPSSSSLPCAVPILLVIVCCCSLLLPCSCSAASDQGNGLFAKKGAGYSFPAGGRVPVQWPTPPQPGPPIRQGGGSSGSGRSGGGGLVYAQPPPLALARPHREDPHPRPRCKNLHGRRN